In Sorangium aterium, the genomic stretch GCCGCGGCGTTCGGGCGAGGAGAGGCGAGCTCCGCGTCGCGCGCCCCGGGGACGACCTGAGCGGGCGCTGGGCGAGCGCGTCAGGTCGGCTGTGCGGGGTGCGGCGGGCGCGGTGAGGCGAGCGATGCCGGCGGGGGCGGCTCAGGAGCGCGATGGGGAGGTCGGCCGGGGGCGACCTGGCGTGCGGGGGCGAGCCCTCGCGGCCGGGGTTTTGATCCCGAGGGCCTCTCGCACCGTCGTGGCCGTGGCCGCCTGCGCGATCCACCGATCGAGCTTCGCCGTGTCGGCGCAGGCCCGGATGCGCGCCTCTTCGTCCTGCAAGGGGGAGAGCCCGCGCGCCCGCAGCAGCGTGATCAGCGCGTCTTGACGGCCCTTGGCCTCGCCCTCGGCCCGGCCCTCGGCCCGGCCCTTGGCCTCGCCCTCGGCCCGGCCCTTCTTCCGCCCCTGCGCTTCGAGGAAAAGGCGGAGCTTCCGGGCAGCGGGTGTCTCCGGGATCTTGTCGGGGTTCATCGAGGCCTCCCTGAGGAGCTCCAGCATTCGCTCGCTGAGCACGGAGAGGATCGCACGCTGCTGGGCCCGTCGCAACGCGCGCGGGAGCCGCTCGGTCAGCTCGAACGCGCGCTCGACGACGGCGCGCGCCCCAGGCCCATGGCGGTGCTGCATGGCCCAGGCCGCGAAGAGCGCCAGCTCCGGGTGGCGCTCGTCGAGCAGCGCCTTGCCCTCGGCGTGGCCGAGGTGGAGCACGACCGGCTTGAGCTGGAGCAACGTCCCGAGGCGCGTCCGCGCGCACGCCACGCGCTCGGCCCAGCGGGCGACGGCGCGGCGCGCGGTGATGACGATCACGTCGCCGAGCGCGCCAGTCTGACTGAAGAGCAGGCTGGCCGCGAGGGGCCATCGGCGGCGCTTGGCCGGTCGACGCTGCGCTGGAGCTCGACCAGGACCCAGCGGCGCCGGCCGCCATGAAGGACGAGATCGAGCCGCAGCTCCGCCGGCTTCACGAAGCGGAGCGTGGCGTCGGCGGGCCTGAGGCGCCGCGGCAGCTGCACGCCGGTGAGCTTGGAGACGAGCGCGCCGAGCAACCCCGGCTGCTCGCGCAATGCGACGATCAAAACCTCGTGCGGTGTGCTCGGCACGGCGCGTGACTACGCCGAAACGGTGTTAAGCGGCCAAGTTCTGCTCGCCTCGCGTGCGCACCTCACAGCAGCGCGTCGCAGGCACGCAGAAATCCAAATGGCTGCGTCGATCGACGCGGAATGAACCAATTCTTCAACGCCACGCCTGCGTCGCCGGACGCGCAACGCTTGATTGAAGATGCGCTTGTGACATCGACCAGGCGCTTCGCGTCGCCCGCGCTTCTCGGCTCCCCGCTCCCCAGCTCCGCTCCCTCCAGGGCCCGCGGCGCGCGCTCAAGCGTGGCTCGCGCGCGTGGAGGGCTGCCCGGCCTTGGTCTCGATCCAGCGCTCCAGATCGGCGCGCGAGGTCACGCCGCTGCGGCGATCGAGCTCTCGCCCTCCGTTGAAGAGCACGAAGGTGGGCACCCCCTGGATGCGCCGGCGCCCGGCCTCCGCCGGATCGGCGTCGGTGTCGACCTTGAGGACCAGCACCTTGCCCGCATTCCTGCGGCCGAGCTCGTCGAGGGTCGGCGCGACGACACGGCACGGGCCGCACCAGGTGGCCCAGTAGTCGACAAGGACGGGGACAGGAGAGCTCGCTATCGCCTGTTCGAGCGCGGCCCCGTCCACCGGCTGCGGAGCGCCCGTCGTGTCGAGGTGGGCCTTGCAGCGGCCACAGACCGGCCGATCCTTGATCCTCTGGTCCGCAACCCGGTTGATCGAGCCGCAACGGCCGCAACGGTAGATAGCCATGCTCCTTCTCCTCGCCGCCGCGTGCCGCGGCATTGCGAGCAACTTGGGTCCGGCGTACGCCTTGGCAACCAGCGGGGCGTGGGCCGCGCGGCGGACGTGGCGGACGCGGCGGTCGGCGAGCGGGCTACCGCGGCGGGGCTTCGCAGGCCCGTCGCGTCACCTCGTGGCGGTAGTCGAACATCCGCTCCAGCTTGCGCCGGACGAAGCGACCGCCGCCGAGCCGGCCGAGCACGCCGAGCGGGAGCTCGTACTCCACGCGGTCCGTGAGGTAGCAGCCGCCCGAGCCGTCGGGGTCCATTCGGTGCGTGTGCACCCAGCGCTTGAACGGCCCGCTGCGCTGCGTGTCCTGGAACATCCGGCCCCGCTCGTACTGCGTGTGCTCCGCGACCCAGCGCAGCAGGACGGGGCCGACGCGCGTCTCGACGACCACGCGCGCGCCGACGAGGATGCCGCCGGTCTTCTCCAGCACGCGCGCGTGCTCCCAGGGGGGCGTGAGGCGCTCGAGGGCGTCAGGCTCCTCGTGGAAGGCGAAGACCCGCTCGGGGGGCGCGGCGATGCGCGTGCGCTTCTCGAAGGTGGGCATGCGCGAGCATGGATCGCATCGCGCCCCTCTTCGAGAAGCACACACGCATGCCGTCGCTCCTGGCGACGGCACGCCGGAGAGGGGATGTCGCTTTGTTGTTTCGCTGACGACATATTCTCACAGGAGCACGTGAGTACCGTCCAAACTTCAATCCACCCAGAGGGGAGCGTCTCATGATCAGGAAGAG encodes the following:
- the trxA gene encoding thioredoxin; this translates as MAIYRCGRCGSINRVADQRIKDRPVCGRCKAHLDTTGAPQPVDGAALEQAIASSPVPVLVDYWATWCGPCRVVAPTLDELGRRNAGKVLVLKVDTDADPAEAGRRRIQGVPTFVLFNGGRELDRRSGVTSRADLERWIETKAGQPSTRASHA
- a CDS encoding SRPBCC family protein, translated to MPTFEKRTRIAAPPERVFAFHEEPDALERLTPPWEHARVLEKTGGILVGARVVVETRVGPVLLRWVAEHTQYERGRMFQDTQRSGPFKRWVHTHRMDPDGSGGCYLTDRVEYELPLGVLGRLGGGRFVRRKLERMFDYRHEVTRRACEAPPR